Proteins from one Salvelinus alpinus chromosome 34, SLU_Salpinus.1, whole genome shotgun sequence genomic window:
- the hao1 gene encoding 2-Hydroxyacid oxidase 1 isoform X2: MSEKLVCVADYESMAKRVLPKAVFDYYCSGADQQETLADNTAAFSRWRLFPRVLRDVSSMDLSVSVLGQRISMPVCVGATAMQRMAHPDGETATARATRAAGTGMMLSSWATSTIEEVRSSAGDGLLWMQLYIYKDRDLTLSLVRRAEEAGYKAIFVTVDTPYLGKRRDDVRNRFKLPPHLKMTNFGSAELAFSSAEGYGEDSGLAIYVAQAIDPTLCWEHIAWLKKNTHLPVVVKGVLRAEDALEALIHGVDGILVSNHGARQLDGVPATGEQGVSDVLELMRDELHLAMALAGCCSLAEVNRSLVRRPEFTSRI, encoded by the exons atgtCTGAGAAGTTAGTGTGTGTGGCTGACTATGAGTCTATGGCCAAGAGAGTTCTACCAAAAGCTGTGTTTGACTACTACTGCTCTGGAGCCGACCAGCAAGAGACCTTGGCAGATAACACTGCTGCTTTCTCCAG GTGGCGTTTGTTCCCTAGGGTACTGAGGGATGTGTCCAGCATGGATCTGAGTGTTAGTGTTTTAGGTCAGCGAATcagcatgcctgtgtgtgtcggGGCAACCGCAATGCAGAGGATGGCCCACCCTGACGGAGAGACGGCCACCGCCAgag CAACCAGAGCGGCAGGGACAGGGATGATGCTGAGTTCCTGGGCCACCTCTACCATAGAGGAAGTGAGGTCATCAGCTGGCGACGGCCTGCTCTGGATGCAG CTGTACATCTATAAGGACCGCGACCTCACCCTGTCATTGGTGCGCCGGGCTGAAGAGGCGGGGTATAAGGCCATCTTTGTTACCGTGGATACGCCCTACCTCGGAAAGAGACGAGACGACGTGCGCAACCGCTTTAAACTTCCCCCTCACCTGAA gaTGACTAACTTTGGTTCGGCAGAGCTGGCGTTCTCCAGTGCTGAGGGTTATGGTGAGGACAGTGGGCTGGCTATCTATGTCGCTCAGGCTATCGACCCTACTCTCTGCTGGGAACACATTGCTTGGCTGAAGAaaaacacacacctccctgtggTCGTCAAAGGTGTCCTGAGAg CTGAAGATGCGTTAGAAGCACTTATCCACGGTGTAGATGGGATCCTGGTATCTAACCACGGAGCAAGGCAGCTAGACGGGGTCCCAGCTACG GGGGAGCAGGGTGTCAGTGATGTTCTGGAGCTCATGAGAGATGAGCTACACCTGGCGATGGCCCTGGCAG GATGTTGTTCGCTGGCAGAGGTTAACAGATCCCTCGTCAGAAGACCTGAATTCACCTCCAGAATCTGA
- the hao1 gene encoding 2-Hydroxyacid oxidase 1 isoform X1, giving the protein MSEKLVCVADYESMAKRVLPKAVFDYYCSGADQQETLADNTAAFSRWRLFPRVLRDVSSMDLSVSVLGQRISMPVCVGATAMQRMAHPDGETATARATRAAGTGMMLSSWATSTIEEVRSSAGDGLLWMQLYIYKDRDLTLSLVRRAEEAGYKAIFVTVDTPYLGKRRDDVRNRFKLPPHLKMTNFGSAELAFSSAEGYGEDSGLAIYVAQAIDPTLCWEHIAWLKKNTHLPVVVKGVLRAEDALEALIHGVDGILVSNHGARQLDGVPATLDVLSEVVSAVAGRCEVYLDGGVRRGTDVLKALALGATAVFLGRPILWGLACQGEQGVSDVLELMRDELHLAMALAGCCSLAEVNRSLVRRPEFTSRI; this is encoded by the exons atgtCTGAGAAGTTAGTGTGTGTGGCTGACTATGAGTCTATGGCCAAGAGAGTTCTACCAAAAGCTGTGTTTGACTACTACTGCTCTGGAGCCGACCAGCAAGAGACCTTGGCAGATAACACTGCTGCTTTCTCCAG GTGGCGTTTGTTCCCTAGGGTACTGAGGGATGTGTCCAGCATGGATCTGAGTGTTAGTGTTTTAGGTCAGCGAATcagcatgcctgtgtgtgtcggGGCAACCGCAATGCAGAGGATGGCCCACCCTGACGGAGAGACGGCCACCGCCAgag CAACCAGAGCGGCAGGGACAGGGATGATGCTGAGTTCCTGGGCCACCTCTACCATAGAGGAAGTGAGGTCATCAGCTGGCGACGGCCTGCTCTGGATGCAG CTGTACATCTATAAGGACCGCGACCTCACCCTGTCATTGGTGCGCCGGGCTGAAGAGGCGGGGTATAAGGCCATCTTTGTTACCGTGGATACGCCCTACCTCGGAAAGAGACGAGACGACGTGCGCAACCGCTTTAAACTTCCCCCTCACCTGAA gaTGACTAACTTTGGTTCGGCAGAGCTGGCGTTCTCCAGTGCTGAGGGTTATGGTGAGGACAGTGGGCTGGCTATCTATGTCGCTCAGGCTATCGACCCTACTCTCTGCTGGGAACACATTGCTTGGCTGAAGAaaaacacacacctccctgtggTCGTCAAAGGTGTCCTGAGAg CTGAAGATGCGTTAGAAGCACTTATCCACGGTGTAGATGGGATCCTGGTATCTAACCACGGAGCAAGGCAGCTAGACGGGGTCCCAGCTACG CTGGATGTGCTGTCTGAGGTGGTGTCAGCAGTAGCAGGGAGGTGTGAGGTGTACCTTGacggaggggtgaggagagggacagacGTCCTGAAGGCCTTAGCTCTGGGGGCTACTGCTGTCTTCCTCGGACGGCCTATACTCTGGGGGCTCGCCTGCCAg GGGGAGCAGGGTGTCAGTGATGTTCTGGAGCTCATGAGAGATGAGCTACACCTGGCGATGGCCCTGGCAG GATGTTGTTCGCTGGCAGAGGTTAACAGATCCCTCGTCAGAAGACCTGAATTCACCTCCAGAATCTGA